The Candidatus Nezhaarchaeota archaeon genomic interval TTGCATGAAAGATTAATCATGGTCCCCGGGGCAGGATTTGAACCTGCGACCACTCGGTCTCGGCCGGCGGGTTTTCATCGTAGCAAAGCTTGCCCCTCGACCCGCGCACAAGGCTACAGCCGAGCGCTCTACCACTAAGCTACCCGGGGCCCTTCAACTCTTCCTTATTTCAAGGTTCTCTTAAGTTTTACTTCACCACGAAAATACTTTTAGTCTCCTTAGAAACAACAGTAATAGTAAAGGGAGCGTGGTTTATGCCATCCAGATCCATAATTTCAGCCATAAATTTACTGCTGCTCTCCATTGTCATAGGGATAATTGTCGCCATTCCTCTCATAATAGTCTTCGGCGAAGGAGTGCTAGGTTTAGGAGGAAAAGTGCTAAGATTGTACTCCTTGCTTATGAAAACAGGATCCATTGCTGCTGCCAGAGCATTATTGTTTTGGGGTTGGATGGGAACAGTAGTCGTAACGTCCCTCATTATCAGCATCCTACTGTACCTAGTCTTTAAGATATTGAGGAGGTAACCCCCGACAATACAAACTTAAATAATAAGAGGAGTTAGAATTCTCACTCCTCAATAACTTGAACGCTTTGCTCAAACCCCTCTTGGTTATGGTATAGCAGACATCAAAAAACTAGCTAAGGACATATTGAGTGTGACGCCCCGGGGAGGACTCGAACCTCCGACCTACGGGTCTCCATCAACGGGATAACAGCCCGCCGCTCTGCCTAACTGAGCTACCGGGGCCTACCATTAGCATACAGCCCAGCTTCATTAAAACTTTACTAGTGCTAAACCTAGCCCCTCAAAATTCCTTTGGCGTCTTAGCCTTAATCCCTAGAACTGACTCGTAAACGTTCTTCAGATAAAGTATTTCAGCTGAATGTTCAACCATACATAGTATTTGGTACGCGTGATCCACAAATTTCGATGAAGCAAAGACTCCATGACCCCTTACCACGACAGCCCAGTGCCTTGTAAGTGAATCTGCAACCCTAATAGCTAATTCGGTTGATCCGGGTCTCCCCTCCACTACTGGTATACTCCTTAAAACGTGATAACCCTCAGAATCCGGCGGCGTGACCTCATCTACAAAGTATGATAGAGCGACTGAGTATGGTGGGTGAGCGTGCATTACAATGAGGTTACCAGTCCTTCGATAGATTTCTCTGTGAACCGGCGTTTCGGTAGATGCTATGACATCTCTACTCGATGGTCTATTAACGGGGACCTTTACGATGTCTTCAGGTCTAAGATTTTCAAGAGAGCATGCATGTCTAGTTATCCACATTACATTACCTGACCTAATACTCAGGTTGCCGCCATGAGCCGTTACATACCCTCTACGGGCTATCCTCAAAGCATAATCTCTTAAGACTTTGTATATCTCCTCATCTATGTAGCTTGTAGTCATGCTCAATCACCTAGCCCTAATCTTTCGAGAAGCTCCTCTGTCGGGGTACCATCAGGACTCCAATCTCTCACAGCATAGTACTGCTCAATCATTTCGTTGATTGGAGGCACTTTATTTGCTACTGGTCCCTTGTCCAATGGTACGAGTAACTTTAGTGGGAGTCTGTCATCCTTAGCACTGAACCCCTCTCTTACGTTAAATAACCTGGCAAGTGCCCACAATCTCTCACCTACCATTAATAGCTCCTCCTTGGAGAAGTCGATCCCGGTAATAGTGCTAAGAATACTACTTAACGACCCCTCATCAAACTCTATCGCGAAATGCTTACACATTAGTAAGCAGTCGTAGACCGAAGCAAGGTCTTGAGTATACTTGACAAGTGATGGCTTTTCAAATGAAGAAAACCTATTAACCAAGGATGGAACTCCTATGACTTCAAATGCTATAGTCCAACTTCTCAGATGACAAGCCCCCCTATAAGATGTAGCATAAGAAATAGCTAAGCCGAAGGCCCCCCTGGGATCGTAGGCTGGCACCTCTAACCCCTTCACGCTGACCGAAGCCTCCGGCATACCATACTTCTCTGCCATCCTCATTGATCCTTCAGCCAAATCATTGCCATAACCTCTCCTATAAGCTGTTTCAATTATCAACTCCTTCAATTTATCCGTCTCACCCCACCTCACATTAGCGTCTATCTTGCCCCTATCAATAAGCTCCAAAAAGCAGGCGAGAGTCCCGCCCATTGAAATAGTGTCTAAGCCAAGCTCGTTACATAAGTGATTCATCTCAACTATATCATTTAAATCGTTAACGCCAATCACGCTACCTAGACTAACAATGCTTCCATACTCAGGTCCGTAACCCTTCATCTCATCGGTTCTCGTAACCCTCTTACATACGATTGGACAATTATAGCATCCTCTCCTACCTACTACAAGCTTGCTTAATGCTTCGCCAGAGAGCTTCTCAGCATCTTCGAAGTAGCTCTTAGAAAAGTTCATTGTTGGCAGCATGCCCCAATCGTTAATTATGGTTAATAGCGCAGCTGTCCCTATATTTCTAAGAGCAATATTCAAATATGGGCTCCACGTAATCCTCACCTTCATGTTCTCTAAAATCTCATCTAGTCTCTTGGAATCTACTTCCTCGACGATCTTAGTGCCACTAGCGACTATTGCCTTCAACTTCTTAGAGCCAAATATTGCTCCTAAACCCCCTCTACCAAAGGCATGGCCATTGTCACTCATGACTGAAGCCATTCTGACAAGGTTCTCTCCAGCGGGACCTACTACTATGGCCGAACAATTAAATCCGTACCTCTTTCTTAGCTCATAAATTGCCTCAGAAGTCTTTAAACCCCACAGATCCTCTGCCTGCAAGATCTCAGCTCCATCATCATAGATATGTACGAAGACAGGTCTTTTAGATGATCCATGAATAACAACTGCGTCGAAGCCTGTCCTCTTTAAGTATGTTGGGAAAAGCCCCCCACATTCAGAATCAAAAAACGTCATAGTCAACGGCGATTTTGAGACCATCGAAGCTCTCGAAGTTCCATAAACCCTACTACCAGTTAATGGCCCGGTTGCTAGAATAACGATATTGTCGGGGGATAAGGGGTCAATTCTTGGCTTCAAATGGTCGTAGAGCCACTTTGCACCAAGACAAGCACCCCCAAGGAACTTTCTTAGAAACTCTTTCTTCAAGCTTTCCACATTAACTTCAGCAGTGTTTAGATTGACTTTAAGCAGCCTTCCCCACCATCCACCCATAACTGTGCACCTCATCTCTAATTGCAAGAATGATAAAGCATTAAATTTGTATAACACTTAAGTGTTAAAGCTGTTGTGAAACAGCATAACTAAAATGGCTGCCTCATAAAGTAGCATGTCTATCATCCTCAAGCTAAACTATAACTTCTCTCAGACCACAACCATGACATCAAAGCACTGATGTAACTTAACAATTAATGTCTCTACGATCTACTCCTCTACTTGAATCCTACGTATATGAGCTCATAGAAAAATCTTAAAGACCATAGTAAACATTAAGTCTAAAGATAGACCACGCTTCAACACTTGATAGACTTAAAACTGAATACGCTTTTATGGGTAGGACCTCGACATCCTGTAGTGAGAGAG includes:
- a CDS encoding class II aldolase/adducin family protein, which produces MTTSYIDEEIYKVLRDYALRIARRGYVTAHGGNLSIRSGNVMWITRHACSLENLRPEDIVKVPVNRPSSRDVIASTETPVHREIYRRTGNLIVMHAHPPYSVALSYFVDEVTPPDSEGYHVLRSIPVVEGRPGSTELAIRVADSLTRHWAVVVRGHGVFASSKFVDHAYQILCMVEHSAEILYLKNVYESVLGIKAKTPKEF
- a CDS encoding aldehyde ferredoxin oxidoreductase family protein, translated to MGGWWGRLLKVNLNTAEVNVESLKKEFLRKFLGGACLGAKWLYDHLKPRIDPLSPDNIVILATGPLTGSRVYGTSRASMVSKSPLTMTFFDSECGGLFPTYLKRTGFDAVVIHGSSKRPVFVHIYDDGAEILQAEDLWGLKTSEAIYELRKRYGFNCSAIVVGPAGENLVRMASVMSDNGHAFGRGGLGAIFGSKKLKAIVASGTKIVEEVDSKRLDEILENMKVRITWSPYLNIALRNIGTAALLTIINDWGMLPTMNFSKSYFEDAEKLSGEALSKLVVGRRGCYNCPIVCKRVTRTDEMKGYGPEYGSIVSLGSVIGVNDLNDIVEMNHLCNELGLDTISMGGTLACFLELIDRGKIDANVRWGETDKLKELIIETAYRRGYGNDLAEGSMRMAEKYGMPEASVSVKGLEVPAYDPRGAFGLAISYATSYRGACHLRSWTIAFEVIGVPSLVNRFSSFEKPSLVKYTQDLASVYDCLLMCKHFAIEFDEGSLSSILSTITGIDFSKEELLMVGERLWALARLFNVREGFSAKDDRLPLKLLVPLDKGPVANKVPPINEMIEQYYAVRDWSPDGTPTEELLERLGLGD